A single Anopheles arabiensis isolate DONGOLA chromosome 2, AaraD3, whole genome shotgun sequence DNA region contains:
- the LOC120895107 gene encoding leucine-rich repeat protein SHOC-2-like has product MESFTLFNNLHSSYVNLWLWTNGPAIVQSAPQPCQLQGAKCIYDKLNLSADGLQRLRTSGRDLPQVFQIDVKVLITPYPDGVLLQLISEFVQEVVYENYHERILRIPPVSALTDLVFRKAPPLQAITVVAPNNRLTSLSIKQSNIRSMPSALTNLPQLATLALENGALESVSLDPLANSLKLSALMCGNNKITQLIPSRNTSLFIPLTDLTLANNLLETIDGAFFLPLRQLTYLDLGSNRIQRIEGRPLSLPRVMYIQLVSNQLAELDVTRWNLPNAIEIYFDNNNLTRIPIGIQTLPNLTSLVLPNNLLTVVDLRRLDGWTKLQRINLAANRLTNVIVTGQGRTSLPNLEQLDLSNNQLTHLEYARWDLPKLTTLVVALNGLTRLPDLFKLFPKLRRAFAVQNPLHCNTIRQWQQYIAEFKLAVDAAMPGMNCATNSTHKLPSGRVICCVE; this is encoded by the exons ATGGAATCCTTCACCCTGTTCAACAATCTACACTCAAGCTATG TAAACCTCTGGCTCTGGACAAACGGACCAGCGATCGTTCAATCGGCCCCACAGCCTTGCCAGCTGCAGGGAGCCAAATGTATCTACGATAAGCTCAACCTTTCGGCCGACGGACTGCAACGCTTGCGCACCTCCGGTCGGGATCTCCCGCAAGTGTTTCAGATCGATGTGAAGGTACTGATCACCCCCTACCCCGACGGGGTTCTGCTCCAACTCATCTCGGAGTTTGTGCAGGAAGTCGTGTACGAGAACTACCACGAACGCATTCTACGCATTCCGCCCGTTTCCGCACTCACCGATCTCGTCTTCCGGAAGGCTCCACCACTGCAAGCGATCACTGTGGTTGCCCCGAACAATCGACTCACCTCACTAAGCATCAAGCAATCGAACATCCGCTCCATGCCGAGTGCGCTGACTAATCTACCCCAGCTGGCCACTCTCGCCCTAGAGAACGGAGCCTTGGAGTCCGTCAGTCTTGATCCACTGGCCAACAGTCTAAAGCTGTCTGCTCTGATGTGCGGCAACAACAAGATCACCCAGCTCATCCCAAGCCGCAACACGAGCCTCTTCATCCCGCTTACCGATCTGACACTCGCCAACAACCTGCTCGAAACGATCGACGGAGCCTTCTTTCTACCCCTGCGACAGCTTACGTACCTTGACCTGGGCTCTAATCGGATCCAGCGCATCGAAGGACGTCCCCTCTCGCTGCCCCGGGTAATGTACATTCAGCTCGTAAGCAATCAGCTCGCCGAGCTGGATGTAACGCGCTGGAACCTGCCAAACGCGATCGAGATCTActtcgacaacaacaacctcACCCGCATACCGATCGGCATACAAACCCTGCCCAATCTGACCTCCCTGGTACTGCCCAACAATCTGCTAACCGTAGTCGATCTGCGCCGCCTAGACGGATGGACCAAGCTACAGCGCATCAACCTCGCTGCCAACCGGCTAACCAACGTGATCGTAACGGGACAGGGTCGTACATCGCTCCCAAACTTGGAACAGCTGGACCTGTCCAACAATCAGCTCACCCATCTGGAGTACGCACGGTGGGATCTGCCGAAGCTTACCACACTGGTAGTCGCCCTCAACGGGCTTACCCGGTTGCCCGATCTGTTCAAGCTCTTTCCCAAGCTGAGGCGTGCGTTTGCCGTCCAAAATCCCCTGCACTGCAACACCATCCGCCAGTGGCAGCAGTACATAGCGGAGTTTAAGCTGGCCGTCGATGCGGCCATGCCTGGGATGAACTGCGCCACAAACTCCACGCACAAGCTCCCATCGGGGCGTGTCATTTGCTGTGTAGAATAA
- the LOC120898985 gene encoding leucine-rich repeat-containing protein 40-like, with amino-acid sequence MAHSVCKTFAFTAMGRYSSVLLLTLAVIGLPCLPVSLAVATCTPGMAMTCMLPKLNMLTDGYTTLRNIPPDTYYSVRVEMLHLPISPSGAFLTRMSEFFSKLEMYVYHDPVFQIAPGTYLSSIKVLEAPSLKQLLVGAGDNNVTEFLIYTCGLERIPQTIGNLPLLEDLTFSECALRNFSLGAFGQNRRLRILDLSRNQIETIIPTTREMPQAIESLYLSSNRLENLDMSAFIGLPNLSMIDLRNNNLAKIASEQTVTWSTMEMLDVSYNRLRTIDLQWLSAPNLKRLILSNNLFEKIPERLRRFPNLQLLGMGDNRLAGVIDLAPLNGLPELNSVDLSNNPTAKVLRSSRPIRLPVLDSLYAEYCSLNRFNTSGIDLPVVSFISLAHNNFTAVAPLGQAFPSIQSFSFYDNPIPCSVLKARAELILSGKLIMGIPPLSVSDCASGSIQISPSLLLCCKA; translated from the exons ATGGCACATTCCGTGTGCAAAACGTTTGCGTTCACAGCAATGGGACGCTATTCCTCCG TGCTGTTGCTGACACTGGCAGTAATTGGGTTACCATGCCTACCCGTATCGCTCGCTGTTGCCACCTGTACACCGGGCATGGCGATGACCTGTATGCTGCCCAAGCTCAACATGCTAACGGACGGCTACACCACACTTCGCAACATTCCACCCGACACGTACTACAGTGTGCGGGTTGAGATGCTGCACCTACCGATCAGTCCCTCCGGCGCCTTCCTAACCCGCATGTCCGAGTTCTTCAGCAAGCTGGAGATGTACGTATACCACGATCCGGTGTTTCAAATCGCACCCGGAACGTACCTATCCAGCATTAAGGTGCTGGAAGCTCCATCCTTGAAGCAGCTGCTTGTCGGTGCCGGTGATAACAACGTTACCGAGTTCCTTATCTACACCTGCGGACTGGAACGCATCCCTCAGACGATCGGCAATTTGCCCCTGCTGGAAGACCTTACCTTCTCGGAGTGTGCACTGCGTAACTTCTCGCTCGGTGCGTTCGGTCAGAACCGTCGCTTGCGGATACTCGATCTGAGTCGCAATCAAATCGAGACGATCATACCCACGACCCGCGAAATGCCACAGGCGATCGAGTCTCTGTACCTATCCTCGAATCGGCTGGAAAATCTCGACATGTCCGCATTTATCGGGCTGCCCAACCTTTCGATGATTGATTTGAGGAACAACAACCTCGCGAAGATAGCGTCCGAGCAAACGGTCACCTGGTCCACCATGGAGATGCTGGACGTGAGCTACAACCGTTTGCGCACGATCGATCTGCAGTGGCTGTCGGCACCGAACCTGAAACGGTTGATCTTGAGCAACAATCTGTTCGAGAAGATACCGGAACGGTTACGGCGCTTCCCCAATCTGCAGCTGCTCGGCATGGGCGATAACAGGCTGGCGGGCGTGATCGATCTTGCCCCGCTGAACGGGCTGCCCGAGCTAAACTCGGTCGATCTGTCCAACAACCCGACGGCGAAGGTTCTGCGCAGCTCACGCCCTATCCGTCTGCCCGTGCTGGACTCGCTGTACGCGGAGTACTGTTCGCTGAATCGGTTCAACACGTCCGGCATTGATCTGCCGGTGGTTAGCTTCATCAGCTTGGCGCACAACAACTTCACCGCGGTGGCCCCGTTGGGACAAGCATTCCCCTCCATTCAATCGTTCAGCTTCTACGACAATCCGATACCGTGCAGTGTGTTGAAGGCTCGCGCGGAGCTGATACTGTCGGGGAAGTTGATCATGGGTATACCGCCCCTGTCGGTGAGCGATTGTGCGAGTGGTTCGATCCAGATCTCcccgtcgctgctgctgtgctgtaaAGCTTAA
- the LOC120899137 gene encoding insulin-like growth factor-binding protein complex acid labile subunit, with protein MKLFIVFLLVHSCIRFTGSDDSKCSTEYRDACTLNTFTIGNDSWIDQLPTITSVGKPKTTIIKQCLLTDRVTVQNVMELASQLFTELTIQSYHEQALSLTPRLAIETLELQSAPTLKHLTILPNPHLRSLYIVNSAVRRIPDTIVNLRNLQFLGIEKSFLRLLDLSVMCYLPRLATLQVLRNHISLLLPVHESSCVNSLRDLHLDYNQLTTLDIAVLAPFTVLQRLLLQHNRMHSLFASQPTSFPLLQELQLGPGNNFTWIEFEQLDLPETLTANLPGNQFQQLPTIRNANLPNLQRIYLDGNQLSTIDLAQLQEHQQLNGIDFSRNRLRTVTASELIHLPNLTSIELVDNMLELFSLVNCSFPQLNYLYLKGNRLQFVPAEVYMSELSPTFMLNLEKNPLRCASVQSYLNLISITTINPPLIVTIARKCATMNYNGSISLDKWNSACCMNAP; from the exons ATGAAGTTGTTCATAG TCTTCCTCCTCGTCCATTCGTGCATTCGTTTCACTGGCAGTGACGATTCGAAATGCAGCACAGAATATCGTGACGCTTGCACACTCAACACCTTCACCATCGGTAATGATAGCTGGATCGACCAGCTACCAACGATCACATCAGTCGGTAAGCCGAAAACAACGATCATTAAGCAATGCCTTCTAACGGATCGCGTTACCGTACAAAACGTCATGGAATTGGCCAGCCAGCTATTCACCGAACTCACCATCCAAAGCTACCACGAACAGGCGCTCTCCCTAACGCCTCGTTTGGCCATTGAGACACTGGAGCTGCAATCGGCACCGACATTAAAGCACCTTACCATTCTGCCCAACCCTCACCTTCGATCGCTGTACATCGTTAACAGCGCTGTGCGTCGCATCCCCGACACGATCGTCAATCTGCGTAATCTACAGTTTCTCGGCATTGAAAAATCCTTCCTACGTCTGCTAGACCTCAGCGTGATGTGCTATCTTCCCAGGCTGGCCACACTGCAGGTGTTGCGGAATCACATCAGCTTACTACTGCCCGTGCATGAGTCTTCCTGTGTTAACTCGCTGCGCGATCTGCACCTGGATTACAATCAGCTTACCACGCTGGACATTGCCGTGCTTGCCCCATTTACTGTACTGCAGCGATTGCTTCTACAGCACAATCGTATGCATTCGCTCTTTGCCTCGCAGCCCACTTCTTTCCCACTGCTCCAAGAGCTACAGCTAGGACCGGGTAACAACTTTACGTGGATTGAGTTTGAGCAGCTAGATCTTCCGGAGACACTGACCGCCAATCTACCAGGCAATCAGTTTCAGCAGCTCCCAACAATTAGGAACGCAAACCTGCCCAATCTGCAGCGTATTTACCTCGATGGCAATCAGCTCAGCACGATCGATTTGGCACAGTTGCAGGAGCACCAGCAGCTAAATGGGATTGATTTCTCCCGCAACCGATTGCGCACGGTTACAGCTAGCGAGCTGATACATCTGCCCAATCTAACATCGATTGAGCTGGTGGATAATATGCTCGAGTTGTTTTCGCTAGTCAACTGTAGCTTTCCTCAGCTGAACTACCTTTACCTGAAGGGCAATCGGTTGCAGTTTGTACCAGCAGAGGTGTACATGAGCGAGCTGTCACCGACGTTCATGCTGAACTTGGAAAAGAACCCATTACGTTGTGCGTCGGTGCAGAGCTACTTAAATCTAATAAGCATTACCACTATCAATCCACCACTGATAGTCACAATTGCGCGAAAGTGTGCAACAATGAACTACAACGGCTCGATATCGTTGGATAAATGGAATTCCGCCTGCTGTATGAACGCACCTTGA
- the LOC120895115 gene encoding PH domain leucine-rich repeat-containing protein phosphatase 2-like, translated as MVSTADADDVPSLRPLSTLRGTGQKISDHLQNQLDEKNTTLVVQRLELEATSLNAFIESVSAFISILSFPNFYETSLTIPSVLQAISIMQATRLTSLSVSPNASLQELTVQGCNYRSILRTVGALSQLHTLNVQSCAIVFLNFELFTKTYHLRKVNLAYNQIQMIPPPTGKADNLSIEILYLDNNPLQYLDFNSLRQLQRLTTLSIRECNLQRLYSSAPVTLPALGSIEAIQNNLTLFDLLLLDAPSLKTLLLSKNRIHKQPWDLTKYTQLQVLDLDYNRLTTFDLAGLAGLNELQSLYVSFNQLETFTASRKVRLPSLKTLVLISNSLRSLPTYDRWYLPAISVITLVNNLFTAVPLLYSKRWPTVTLRMTNNPLACSSLQQYVEQILYQQKLIVDLVKCGNGTMTRSELLKRNCCVRKD; from the coding sequence ATGGTGTCAAcagctgatgctgatgatgtgcCCTCGCTGAGGCCGTTGAGCACATTGCGCGGAACCGGTCAAAAGATATCCGACCATCTGCAAAATCAGCTGGATGAAAAGAACACAACACTGGTCGTGCAACGACTAGAGCTTGAAGCTACTTCACTCAATGCTTTCATTGAAAGTGTCTCAGCGTTCATCTCGATTCTATCGTTTCCAAATTTCTACGAAACATCGCTCACCATACCGAGTGTGCTGCAAGCGATCAGTATAATGCAAGCTACCCGGCTAACATCCCTATCGGTCAGCCCGAACGCATCCCTACAAGAACTAACCGTTCAAGGTTGCAACTATCGCTCGATCTTACGCACAGTTGGAGCCCTGTCACAGCTACACACTCTCAACGTGCAGAGTTGTGCAATTGTGTTCCTAAACTTTGAGCTGTTCACAAAAACCTACCATCTGCGGAAGGTAAATCTTGCATACAATCAAATCCAAATGATTCCTCCTCCTACCGGTAAAGCGGATAATCTTAGCATCGAGATCCTCTACCTAGACAACAATCCGTTGCAGTACCTGGATTTCAACAGTCTGCGGCAGCTACAACGCTTGACAACGCTAAGCATTCGGGAATGTAATCTTCAACGGCTGTACTCGTCCGCTCCAGTGACACTGCCCGCCCTCGGCTCGATCGAAGCGATTCAAAACAATCTCACACTATTCGATCTACTGCTGCTCGATGCACCGAGTCTTAAAACGCTACTGCTATCTAAAAACCGCATCCACAAACAACCGTGGGATTTGACGAAGTACACCCAGCTGCAAGTGCTCGATCTCGACTACAACCGGCTGACCACGTTCGATTTGGCCGGTCTCGCCGGGCTCAACGAATTGCAATCACTGTACGTATCGTTCAACCAGCTGGAAACATTCACCGCTAGCCGTAAGGTGCGACTGCCCTCGCTAAAAACGTTGGTTTTGATAAGCAATTCACTACGAAGCCTGCCAACGTACGATCGGTGGTATCTGCCCGCAATAAGTGTCATCACGCTGGTCAACAATCTGTTCACGGCCGTGCCACTGCTGTACAGCAAGCGTTGGCCTACGGTGACGCTACGCATGACAAACAATCCGCTGGCGTGCTCGTCGCTCCAACAGTACGTTGAGCAGATACTTTATCAGCAGAAACTTATCGTCGATTTGGTCAAGTGCGGAAACGGAACGATGACAAGAAGTGAATTATTGAAGCGTAATTGTTGCGTTCGGAAAGATTaa